From one Eleginops maclovinus isolate JMC-PN-2008 ecotype Puerto Natales chromosome 7, JC_Emac_rtc_rv5, whole genome shotgun sequence genomic stretch:
- the itga4 gene encoding integrin alpha-4, producing MNPSAGSMCLRCSLVLILVQILILLHPAAGYNLDQEHSLEFNGPSSSMFGYSVLLHRYKSRRWLVVGAPVANSTSNPLVQSPGVLYSCDVTAESRHCHPMNADVQSCGKTCNAESDNQWLGVSLSRQPGDNGGHILACAHRWKNVHYSKRDPQNNKLPNGVCYRYSSDLSRNQPIIPCYRDYQRKFGEDYGSCQAGISNFLTEDLIIMGAPGTSYWMGSVLVFNTSNGKMSVYQDENARSVSFGSYLGYSVGAGHFLSPTTVEVVGGAPQYNQKGKVFIFAVDDSMLRVVSEVAGNELGSYFGSSVLAVDLNADGLSDLLVGAPMATGVTREEGRVHVYINQGQAKLMEAEFQLSGSDAYAARFGETIADLGDIDDDSYPDVAVGAPQEDDLRGAVYIYNGREDGISPTPSQRITGSTLGRDLRMFGQSLSSGIDIDENGYDDVAVGAFLSDSAVILRTRPVIQVKAFLTLPEQIDQKVALCREHKTPTVCFNVTVCFSVKSRHFRGAIELQYNLTSDLLHKPSFPHRFYFHGNGSSNTTRGRVKARHGQPTCLTHVAYQRKDVRDIFTPVKFEVSYSRRDTNPHRGSLKTFPPLKPILQQSEGHQNTITNETWFARPCSLVNCSTNMQLSAQLVLPHQQQYFALGSGQTIMVKTSLLNSGDDAFLPRLTLRFPNNIHYIKVLQNQDNVVSCDVTQEVNSTMVGVDCSVTSLLLPAHAQLNISFLLDVNQNSTSGDIMIHVNTSSDNYERAEYLHDNSMSLLLPLKYGVNVNIHGFVTPTSFVFGDEDTTPVDCYNERFNYTYKVLNSGPSRAIDTVVDIALPKILAPYRHRLLQVVDWQSSHGVCSISDTTISVIEDCDVPEASFIKQIVFFFSSTSSRRMFCAREDELCERLVCRLGTLEVGGDAIIKLEIRLNPTVLLQAPGRHGVMRLESTALMSNPTESPHNVFLHEHPAAQVVVEALFTQKPSTAVKVFIIVISLVLGLTILAALIWCLWKAGFFKREFQKEEEEEFKRDSWDYVPKNDKTESTS from the exons ATGAATCCCTCAGCGGGCAGCATGTGTTTGCGCTGCAGCCTGGTCCTGATCCTGGTTCAGATCCTGATCCTACTCCATCCTGCAGCAGGGTACAATCTGGATCAGGAGCACAGTCTGGAGTTCAAtggcccctcctcctccatgtttGGATACTCAGTCCTGCTGCATCGCTACAAATCCCGCAGATG GTTGGTGGTTGGAGCTCCAGTAGCAAACTCAACCTCCAATCCATTGGTCCAATCTCCAGGAGTTTTGTACAGCTGCGACGTCACTGCCGAGTCCCGCCACTGTCATCCCATGAATGctg ACGTGCAGAGCTGTGGGAAGACGTGTAATGCAGAGAGTGATAACCAGTGGCTGGGAGTCAGTCTGTCCAGACAACCTGGAGACAATGGAGGGCACATCCTG gcatgtGCTCACCGCTGGAAGAACGTCCACTACTCAAAGAGAGACCCTCAGAACAATAAGCTGCCCAATGGAGTCTGTTATCGTTACAGCAGCGACCTGAGCCGCAACCAACCCATCATCCCTTGCTACAGAG ATTACCAGAGAAAGTTTGGTGAGGATTATGGGTCATGTCAGGCCGGTATTTCCAACTTCCTCACAGAG GATCTGATCATCATGGGCGCTCCAGGGACGTCTTATTGGATGGGTTCAGTTTTGGTCTTTAACACGTCCAATGGAAAGATGTCGGTGTACCAGGATGAAAACGCTAGATCTGTCAGCTTTGGAAGCTACCTGG GTTACTCTGTTGGAGCCGGACATTTCTTGAGTCCTACTACCGTAGAAGTGGTGGGGGGAGCTCCGCAATACAACCAGAAGGGCAAG GTCTTCATCTTTGCAGTAGACGACTCGATGCTGCGAGTTGTCTCTGAAGTGGCAGGAAATGAG CTGGGATCTTACTTTGGCTCCAGTGTGCTGGCGGTGGATCTGAACGCTGATGGTTTGTCCGATCTGCTGGTCGGCGCTCCCATGGCAACAGGTGTCACCCGGGAGGAGGGGAGAGTGCATGTGTACATCAACCAGGGGCAG GCGAAGCTGATGGAGGCGGAGTTTCAGCTGAGTGGCAGCGACGCCTACGCCGCCCGATTTGGAGAAACCATCGCTGACCTGGGAGACATAGACGATGACAGCTACCCTG ATGTGGCAGTTGGTGCCCCACAGGAAGACGACCTAAGAGGAGCTGTGTATATTTACAACGGCAGGGAGGATGGCATCTCTCCAACGCCATCCCAG aggaTTACTGGGTCGACTCTGGGTCGTGACCTCAGGATGTTTGGGCAGTCGCTGAGCTCTGGCATAGACATCGACGAAAACGGCTATGATG ATGTTGCAGTTGGTGCTTTCCTCTCAGACTCTGCTGTAATTCTCAG GACCCGTCCAGTGATTCAGGTGAAGGCGTTTCTGACTCTGCCTGAGCAGATTGACCAGAAGGTGGCGCTGTGCCGAGAACACAAGACTCCCACTGTCTGCTTCAATGTCACCGTCTGCTTCAGTGTCAAGTCCAGACACTTCAGAGGAGCAATAG AGCTTCAATATaatttgacctctgacctccttCATAAACCATCCTTCCCTCATCGCTTCTATTTCCATGGTAACGGGTCATCCAACACCACGAGGGGGCGTGTGAAGGCCCGACATGGCCAGCCCACCTGTTTAACACACGTGGCTTACCAaagg AAAGACGTGAGGGACATTTTTACTCCAGTCAAGTTTGAGGTTTCCTACAGTCGCAGAGATACAAACCCCCACAGAGGCTCTTTGAAAACCTTCCCTCCATTGAAACccatcctgcagcagagcgaAGGACACCAGAACACCATCACCAACGAG ACTTGGTTTGCACGCCCCTGTTCGCTGGTGAACTGTTCGACCAACATGCAGCTGTCGGCTCAACTAGTGCTGCCACA TCAGCAGCAGTACTTTGCTCTCGGCTCTGGACAAACCATCATGGTGAAAACTTCCCTGCTGAACTCCGGAGACGACGCCTTCCTTCCTCGCCTGACGCTGCGTTTCCCCAACAACATCCACTACATCAAAGTGCTGCAGAAC caggACAATGTGGTCAGCTGTGATGTCACACAGGAAGTCAACAGTACGATGGTGGGTGTTGACTGCAGCGTTACCAGCCTCCTCCTGCCAGCCCATGCCCAG ttGAACATCAGCTTCCTGTTGGACGTCAATCAAAACAGCACATCTGGTGACATCATGATTCACGTCAACACCAGCAG TGATAACTATGAGAGGGCAGAGTATCTCCACGACAACTCAATGagtctcctccttcctctcaaATATGGAGTCAACGTCAACATCCACGG TTTTGTGACTCCCACCTCGTTCGTGTTTGGAGATGAAGACACAACCCCAGTTGACTGTTATAATGAAAGATTCAACTACACATACAAG gtgttAAACTCTGGTCCCAGCAGGGCTATAGACACCGTGGTGGACATCGCGCTACCAAAGATCCTCGCACCTTACCGACACAGGCTGCTGCAGGTGGTCGACTGGCAG TCGTCTCACGGTGTGTGTTCGATCAGTGACACAACTATTTCAGTCATCGAGGACTGTGACGTCCCTGAAGCTTCCTTCATCAAACAGatcgtcttcttcttctcttccacCTCCAGCCGTAgaatg TTCTGTGCTCGTGAAGATGAGCTGTGTGAGCGGTTGGTGTGTCGTCTCGGTACCCTGGAGGTGGGAGGAGATGCCATAATTAAACTGGAGATCAGACTGAACCCGACTGTTCTACTGCAAGCTCCG GGTCGACATGGTGTCATGAGGTTGGAGAGCACAGCGTTGATGTCAAACCCCACAGAAAGCCCTCACAACGTCTTCCTTCATGAACATCCGGCAGCACAG GTGGTGGTGGAAGCTCTTTTTACCCAGAAACCCTCAACGGCAGTAAAGGtcttcatcatcgtcatcaGTTTAGTTTTGGGTCTGACGATCTTGGCTGCTCTCATCTGGTGTTTGTGGAAG gctgGTTTCTTTAAGAGGGAGTTccagaaagaagaggaggaagagttcAAGAGAGACAGCTGGGACTACGTTCCTAAAAACGACAAGACAGAGAGCACTTCCTAA